From the genome of Desmodus rotundus isolate HL8 chromosome 2, HLdesRot8A.1, whole genome shotgun sequence, one region includes:
- the CCDC195 gene encoding putative coiled-coil domain-containing protein 195: MDANVQLVRVIQEMRAKIHMLEKENQALRMQLTSNNQRSPGSGGQSEDGREEEDTDLGTQRKVPRQPPATLHGGISTDTAPDVRENQGNVMIVRRYSVSSPTHSFAANDPWKPGKSYPNSRNLEAQETVQSLACSSIKKKDNEEKMLAEDSFTSKNCSHRALPEPIPGCRDKIKTVSFLLPVDKASYSKNSSSLKYPVNQTSNQLSTIAE, from the exons ATGGACGCTAATGTCCAGCTTGTGAGAGTCATCCAGGAAATGCGGGCCAAGATCCACATGCTAGAGAAGGAGAATCAGGCCCTCCGGATGCAGCTGACTTCAAACAACCAGAGAAGCCCAGGCTCAGGGGGCCAATCAGAAgatggaagggaagaggaagacacAGACCTCGGTACCCAAAGAAAAGTGCCCAGACAACCTCCAGCAACTCTTCATGGCGGTATTTCCACTGATACTGCACCAGACGTGCGTGAAAACCAAG GCAATGTCATGATTGTTAGGCGCTATTCTGTTTCCTCACCGACCCATTCATTTGCTGCAAATGATCCCTGGAAACCTGGGAAAAGTTACCCAAACAGTAGAAATCTAGAAGCTCAGGAAACAGTTCAATCACTGGCATGTTCTTCAATCAAGAAGAAggacaatgaagaaaaaatgctTGCAGAAGATTCTTTTACCAGCAAGAATTGCAGCCACAGAGCCCTTCCTGAGCCCATTCCTGGCTGCAG AGACAAAATAAAGACCGTCAGTTTCCTGTTACCCGTGGACAAAGCCtcatattccaaaaattcaagttCTTTGAAATACCCAGTAAATCAGACCTCAAATCAGCTAAGTACCATTGCAGAATAG